A region from the Drosophila ananassae strain 14024-0371.13 chromosome 2L, ASM1763931v2, whole genome shotgun sequence genome encodes:
- the LOC116654548 gene encoding uncharacterized protein LOC116654548, which produces MDVSNASIAQLKKWLSVLQLPTTGTKRELILRLSKMSTESRNYLESVSNQDEDGDGSNGGDEYEENLDLENNGDENDNGDEEGGKNNDEAGGEGNDKQGGETKGKVGGKNESKVGGDQSGKDGDKRSNKDGDGSSSKDGGENNNDDDGEGEDKVENCARNDKNKAGSSSAKAGAKEAVEKGNTEKSKFLEFYNPSIDVSLNMATQVLSEFSGETCARKWITQMNNIATIYGISGQYIKMLMISKIKGKANVWLHANPERIMLPLEELTAELISMFSDKVSKLEARRQFENRKWSSGESFGSYVDDKVMLGQRINIDAEEMISRIIEGIPNQGLRNQAHIQCFKNVALIKRAFAEVELPKAYGDKKEAAVNKDEKGSKDTRCYNCNAKGHWAQECRKPRREKGSCYAMGHFVAKCQKNKIKNEGKNNYNAS; this is translated from the exons atggacgtTAGCAACGCATCAATTGCACAATTAAAAAAGTGGTTGAGTGTGTTACAGCTACCAACAACAGGAACAAAGCGTGAGTTAATATTGCGTTTAAGCAAAATGTCAACGGAATCGCGTAATTATCTGGAATCAGTTAGTAATCAAGACGAAGACGGCGATGGAAGCAACGGTGGAGATGAATATGAGGAAAATTTGGACTTAGAGAACAACGGAGATGAAAACGATAATGGCGACGAAGAAGGAGGCAAAAACAACGACGAAGCTGGAGGTGAAGGAAACGACAAACAAGGAGGTGAAACTAAAGGAAAAGTTGGCGGTAAAAATGAGAGCAAAGTTGGCGGCGATCAAAGCGGAAAAGACGGAGACAAAAGGAGCAACAAAGATGGAGACGGGAGCAGCAGCAAAGACGGCGGCGAAAACAACAACGACGACGACGGCGAGGGAGAAGACAAAGTTGAAAATTGTGCACGCAATGACAAGAATAAAgccggcagcagcagcgcaaAAGCAGGCGCCAAAGAAGCGGTGGAAAAAGGCAATACTGAGAAGTCGAAGTTCTTGGAATTTTACAACCCAAGCATCGACGTTTCGTTAAACATGGCAACACAGGTTTTGAGTGAATTTTCGGGTGAAACTTGCGCACGAAAATGGATTACACAAATGAATAATATTGCAACCATTTATGGAATTAGTGGACAATATATTAAGATGTTGATGATTAGCAAAATCAAAGGAAAAGCAAACGTGTGGCTACATGCAAACCCTGAGCGCATCATGCTACCGTTGGAGGAGTTAACCGCTGAGCTAATCTCAATGTTTTCGGATAAAGTTTCGAAGTTAGAGGCAAGGCGTCAATTCGAGAACCGTAAATGGAGTTCAGGTGAAAGTTTTGGAAGCTACGTGGACGACAAGGTGATGCTTGGTCAGAGAATCAACATAGATGCAGAAGAAATGATAAGTCGCATCATTGAAGGAATTCCTAATCAAGGGCTGCGTAATCAAGCACATATTCAGtgctttaaaaatgttgcacTTATCAAACGTGCATTTGCGGAAGTGGAGTTGCCTAAAGCTTATGGTGACAAAAAGGAGGCAGCAGTAAACAAGGACGAGAAGGGCAGCAAGGACACGCGTTGCTATAATTGCAATGCTAAAGGACATTGGGCACAGGAGTGCAGGAAGCCAAGGCGGGAGAAAGGTTCGTGCTATGCAATGGGACATTTTGTGGCGAAGTGtcagaaaaacaaaattaagaaCGAGGGCAAGAACAATTat AATGCCTCATAG